The DNA segment ATGCCGTGTCCGGAATGGCGCATTGGTGCATAGCAGTATTGAATGTGGATACCTTCGAACTATCCATGGATCCTAAATCCGGCCCACTGGCCAGTGGCACCATGCTCCGATTTATTTCACCACAGGAAATCTCAGGCCCGGTCTTTGTGCGATCGATGAATTGAACCCATATCCGCTACTGCGTGGTGATGGCATCGATCCGGTGGGCCGGTCGATCGAAGCTGGAGCGATCTTGCGAAATGGTATTGAGCGATGGCGTGTTCACCCTTACGGCACCTGCCGCCGCGGTTATCAGCGAGAACCGTTCAACTCAACACTCAAGTTTGCGTGGATAGCACGGTTCTGAATACCACGCTTTATTATGAAGCCATCGACCATTGTGCATCCAGAGGAGGCAGACTCTGTACATGGCAAGAGTTCTATTTGGCGTGCACGCACACGAACCCAACCCTCGGTGATGTGCTATTGAATTGGGAATGGGTGGATGATACCGCGAACCATACGCATACACTGGGGCAGGCTGGTGGGACTTCGTGCATGGGCCAGCGCTCAGTACCTACGTTGGACATTGTTCCAGGAGCGACACGTTGTTGTTATCAGATCCGCCAGTGAGTAATGCGAACCATCGGCACCATCATTCTATCAATCGCATTTTGTACACCGTGGGTATCGAACGCTCAGGTCAAAGTAGATGCGGAGATCATATTACAAGGTACAAGCAGTGCCGATAGACAAGTCACAGGCTTGGATGCATCAACTGAAGAAAATGCAGCATTACAAGCAGGAATTGAGCAAGATGGAAGTCATAGGCTTGCGCTATCTTCTGCTAACGACTGGAACGTTACGGTAAACGGGACGACAGGACCACCTACCGTCGGGATGCAATTAATAATCCGTACACCTACTATCCATTCCTGGAGCCGTTGAACTTTTGGTGAATGGACATGGTCCATTTCCACTGCGCTTTGGCCCCAACCGTGCGGTAGATGGTGAAGACTTCCAAGTATCCACTTTCCTTTCCGTGGTGTTCGATGGCATGTATTCCAAGTGATGAACGGTGCGGTGAACGAACGGCGCAGTTGTCCGATCGGTAGTGTGGCTGTATCCGATCAATTCTGTATAGCAACTGAGCTTTTCCCCGGAAGTTCTCAGACATTCTTTAATGCCATACAGGCTTGCGACTCGGTCGGCATGCGGTTGTGTTCTTGGGCTGAGTGGTACGCTGCATGTGCACCGTGAAGGATGAACTTAATATTTCCAGTATGACCACGACGTGGGAATGGACCAATGATTCCTCTAACGAAGATCGCCATGCGCGCTGGGCCGGGTATCAATCTTGTGTGGGACGTGGCAATGGCCCAGTGGCAGTGCCGGCAAAATTCCGTTGTTGTTTTTCGCGGTGAGCTCATGCGACTTCCTTCAATGCAAGATCGCTTACTATCGTGTTCCACTTCATGACCGTTTCGATCATCATCCCATGCTATAACGCAGCCGCACACATTACGCGCTGTTTGGAAAGCGTTTTCAGCCAGACCTATGCTCCACTTCAATTAGTTCTAGTTGACGACGGGAGCACCGATAGTACGGTGGACGTGATCCGTAGAACAACTGTACCCGTTGGCATAGAATTAAAACTGATCGAACAAGCGAATAGTGGAGCCGCTCAAGCACGGAACGTTGGCCTTGAAAATGCGAACGGCACGTACGTTCAATTTCTGGATGCGGATGATGAATTGCTTCCTGAAAAAAATAGCTCGCCAAGTGAAGCTTGCAAATGAACACGAACTGCCTGACCTGATCGTTGGAAGTTACAAGGTCATTTCGCCGAAGGCACATTCGTTAGGGACGAAGTTCAAGTCCTAGGACCACGTGATAAATGGATGGATGTGACCCAACATAATATGGGGATCACCTCTGCCCTCTTGTGGAAAAAAGATGCCGTGGTCAGAGCTGGCGGTTGGGACCCGAGTTTGGGTAGCAGTCAAGAATACGACCTGCTCTTCAGGATCATGAAAGGTGGTGCTACCATGGCCTATGATGATGCATTGAATACGCTTATTCATAAACGGAATGATAGTATTTCGCATACGAACCTGGCGAAGAATTGGTCGCGTTTCGTAGAACTGCGCGGCAGAATGGTGGATCATATCCGCACACTGAACGATGGTCGGGACCTTCAACCTTACTGGCAAGTGATCTTTGATAGTATCCGCATTCTCTATGCACATGATCCTGCATCAGCGATGCGCTACCACACCTCACTCCTTCCCGCTGATTTTAAGCCTTCGGTTTCTCCAGCTTCAGGCCGATCCTACATAGCCCTACATCGGATACTAGGTTTCCGTGGTGCACAGTGGATCAGAAAGATGATTACACCTTCCTAGATCACCTTACCAATAATGCGCCAATTGTCCTGTTAACTCCTGGGATCCGGAAAGGCGCCATATTGAAAATGCGGGAGACACGAAAGAGGAACCGCTTCCAGATCGGAATTGAACGCCAGATCTCCTGTGGGAAAAGCCGCTTCTCCAGTTGTACCAGTTCAGCTCTGGAAATATGTTCTTCACGACCGTGGTAGAGCAGCTGAAGTTGGATCCTATGTAACGTACCTATCAGTGCACTGCGCATGCCCAAGCGATCGGCATCCGGCATGAACCGCTCATAATAATGCAGCGTTGCATCCACGAGTTTCTCAGACCTTCTTGCAATTCCATCCGTCCTACGTTCTTCGCCTACGCGATAGTAACAATCAATTGGTCCGGGGAATTGTTCCACTCTTACGGAAGGCAACATGAGTGCTCGCGTGTGCAGTTCCACATCCTGATGGCGTGCAAAACCTTCGTCGAATCCACCTAACTGCTTAATGAACTCCTTCTTCCAAATAGGCTGCATGGTCTGCCACGGAAGATCGTGACGGAAAAAATCCCGCAACGGCTTTCTGTGTTTGGGGATCCAACGTCGTGTATCATCTCCCAGTCGATGCCTGAATACGCGCAAGGTGAACACGCCCATATCCGGATCCTTCGTGCGTTTCATTGCACTCACACGTGTGCCCAAACAATGCGGTGCCAATTGGTCGTCGGCATCCAGGAAAATAACATAGTGCCCTTTTGCTTTTGCGAGGCCGTAATTACGACACCGATTCGCTCCGGAATTCTTGTCCAATACATCCACCGTGATCCGAGGGTCATGTTCGGCAATTTCGCGCAACAGATCTACAGAACCATCCGTGGAAACATCATCCACCACCAGCAGTTCCCAATTACCATAGGTCTGTGCTTGCACGGAGGCAATGGTATCCACGATATAATTCCGCTTGTTATAACTCGGAATTATTACTGAGACCAACGGCGCCTCGCTGCGAGCGAAGGAAACAGGATCTTTCATACGCAGCAATTCAATAGAACCTCGGCCGAGGCCGGTCCATCCTTTACCCAAGACCTAGCGGAGTTTCTCGAATTTCCCGACTCCAATGCATCTTCACTGACAAGCCCGGATGGATATCCGTCATCACTGATAAGGAAAGAGAAATGGGGTGCCATGTGTCCTGCGAAAGGTAAATAGGAAGTGCCGTATCGACCTCACTCAACTTTTTGTTGAAACAACATTCCTGAACAACTCCACTGTCCGTTCGGTGACCTTCGGCCAAGTGAAATCGGCTTCTACCCTCGCCAATGATCGAGCACCAAGAACCGCTTGCTCCGTCTGCGACATTTCCATGAACTCGATCAGTGCACGATAGAGTGCATCCGGATCACCGGGTGGAAGAAGCCAGCCATTATCCTTACCGACCAATTCAGCGGTTGCTCCAACATCGCTCACGATGATGGGCATGCTCCGCGCCATGGCCTCCAATACTACTGTGGGCATTCCTTCGAAACGCGTTGGTAAAAGGAATGCATCACACTGCGTGTATAATGCGAAAAGTTCATCGTCTTCCACGCGCCCTAGAAGCTGAACATTGGATGGAAGACCTTTGCTCTTGAAATGCTCCAGCAAAGGTCCGCTGCCAGCTAGCTCAAACCGCAGTCGGCCACCATATCCTTCGGCAACGAGCCGTTCGGCAACTGACATCAGCACATCAATGCCTTTGTTGAAGGCGAACCGACCAACGAACAATACACGAAGAATTTCATTCCGTTCCTGTACCACTTGCACTGCTGGAACTTCCACGGCGTTGGGCAGCACAGCGATCTTTCCTTTAGTGCCTATTGCCAAGTTCTTCAGTATACCCGTTAGCTTACCACCTAAGGAGATCGTAACGCGACTTCTAGCAACCAAATAGCGCAGCAACATGCGAAATGGAAGTCCGATCAATTTATCCTTAATGGTCAATCCTTGGAACATTTCGAGACCATGTGGATGTACGATCAAGCGATCCTTGAAACGATCGACATCCTTCCAAACACAAAATCCTTGGGACATGATCACATCTCCTCCTACCCTATCCAGTTCTTGTGCAACTGAAGCACTGTAGCGCCACAATTCGCGCAAGTAGAATTTCTTCGGATCTATCTGTGGAAGGTGCACTTCCTTGATACCCAATTTCGCATCGAACAATGGGACCGTATGGGGGTGAAGCACGGTCAATTCCACATCTTCACGTTGCGCCAAATGCACAGCGAGCAGACTTGAGTGGCGCTGCATACCGCCCATGGCATGCGGAAAGACACCATCCGTGCAGAGCGTTATTTTTATCTTACTGGACAATTTACAGAATGCAGTAACAGGTGAGCTTCCTGAACTGGCTCCTATCCGACAGGAACTTCCTTCAACAACGTTGCAATACCTTGGTCGAGATCCTGTTGTGGTTCCCAACCCGTCTCCTTCTTCAGTTTGGATACGTTCGCCAAGAGGTGCATCCGTTCAACTTTGCGAACTCTTGTTGGGTCCACTTCGATCGTGAGGGTTTCACCGAGTTGCCGTTCGAACGCTTCAACTACTTCGCGTACGCTGTATTCGATGCCTCGTCCAATATTGAATTTCGGGTTTCCCTTTAGGCCTTTGGTCAACAATGCACGCATTGCGCGGCCCATATCCGAGGTGTGCACAAAATCGCGCTTAGGATCCAAGTTGCCCAACTTCAATGTACGTGCACCCGCCAGGACCTGTTTCTGGATCTCCGGGATCAAATGCGCGTTGGTCTCGTTCGGTCCGAATGCGTTGAAAAATCTGCCTATAATAGCGGGAATACCTGTGCGATAATGGAATTCTCCGACCAAGCGTTCTCCCGCAAGTTTGGTAGTCCCATAAATGTCCATTGGTCCGGTGATGTGTTCCTCATCAACAGCGCCATCCGCGATGGGATAGACCGCTGCCGTGCTCGCAAAGAACACTTGGGCTACGGAAGGAGTTGCGGCACAAGCGTCGAGCACATGGATGGTCCCGTTGATATTGATATCCGCAGCCTCCACTGGATGTTGGTTGCAGAAAGGGATGAAGTGGATCGCGGCCAAATGCAGGACCCAATCAGGTCGAATACGTTGGATCACATCCAAGACCTCCTTGCGATCACGGATGTCAACTTTGTGGAAGCGCTCATCCGGTACGCCAGCCAATGCCCTGCGGCCAAATGACAGATCGTCCAACACATGCACCGTGTGACCATCGGCACTCAACAAACGGCCCAGTTCAGACCCGATGAAACCGGCACCACCCGTAATAAGTATGTTCCTTTTTTCTTGCATTGCCGCGAAGGTAGGACTATGGCTCATAATAGGAGTGTTATCAAGGACAAACCAAAGTAGAGCTTGGCAGTATTAGGCTGTGTACTACTGCAATGCCTCGAGAACCCTTATGTAGGATGCATGATGGCCTTGTTTCGTGAATTGTTCACGTGCAACGCGGATCAATCGTTCTCGTTCCTTTTGATCAGGACAGTTGATATGTGGTACGCTCCCATCCACAGCTACCACAAGGCCGAGATGATGTTCCATGACCAGATCGCTAAGATCACCTAAGTAAGGAGAGATAAGTACGGGCAGACCAGCGCTGATGTATTCCGCAAATTTGGTTGGTGATGCAACTCTGTTCGTTAAGCTATCCTCTCTCAATAATATTCCGATATCGCACGCCATAAGCGATCGCCGTACCTGTTCATGACGTAACCACCTCCGTTCTACCTGCTGCGGAAATTTCTTCATGAGCGACAGGGTCTCTGGTGACTCTTCGCAGAGGAACAAGAGCTTTAAGGTCGGGTCTGCGGACAACAGTGGAACCAGTTGCTTTTCCACCAATTCCAATGACTGCCAACCGACCGTGCTACCGGCATAGACCATGATCGTATCACTCGTTGACCAACCAAGTTCAATGCGCACCTCCTCTTGATCAGGATACACTGGATCAATATTATCCGTACCCAACGTACATGGAATTACGACGTACGAACTATCAGCGAAGCCATAGCGCGCTTCCCAGTGTTTAACAAGTGCACGACTAACAGCGATACGTATGTCGCTACGATGCAAGGCGTCGGCTTCCAACGGTCGGCATTGTTCGATCAACTTTTCATCATCGACGACACGGTATTCTTCCCACTCCGCAGCATACGCTCCTCGACCATCCAAGCACACCT comes from the Flavobacteriales bacterium genome and includes:
- a CDS encoding glycosyltransferase family 4 protein; protein product: MSSKIKITLCTDGVFPHAMGGMQRHSSLLAVHLAQREDVELTVLHPHTVPLFDAKLGIKEVHLPQIDPKKFYLRELWRYSASVAQELDRVGGDVIMSQGFCVWKDVDRFKDRLIVHPHGLEMFQGLTIKDKLIGLPFRMLLRYLVARSRVTISLGGKLTGILKNLAIGTKGKIAVLPNAVEVPAVQVVQERNEILRVLFVGRFAFNKGIDVLMSVAERLVAEGYGGRLRFELAGSGPLLEHFKSKGLPSNVQLLGRVEDDELFALYTQCDAFLLPTRFEGMPTVVLEAMARSMPIIVSDVGATAELVGKDNGWLLPPGDPDALYRALIEFMEMSQTEQAVLGARSLARVEADFTWPKVTERTVELFRNVVSTKS
- a CDS encoding glycosyltransferase family 2 protein — protein: MTVSIIIPCYNAAAHITRCLESVFSQTYAPLQLVLVDDGSTDSTVDVIRRTTVPVGIELKLIEQANSGAAQARNVGLENANGTYVQFLDADDELLPEKNSSPSEACK
- a CDS encoding GDP-mannose 4,6-dehydratase, producing MQEKRNILITGGAGFIGSELGRLLSADGHTVHVLDDLSFGRRALAGVPDERFHKVDIRDRKEVLDVIQRIRPDWVLHLAAIHFIPFCNQHPVEAADININGTIHVLDACAATPSVAQVFFASTAAVYPIADGAVDEEHITGPMDIYGTTKLAGERLVGEFHYRTGIPAIIGRFFNAFGPNETNAHLIPEIQKQVLAGARTLKLGNLDPKRDFVHTSDMGRAMRALLTKGLKGNPKFNIGRGIEYSVREVVEAFERQLGETLTIEVDPTRVRKVERMHLLANVSKLKKETGWEPQQDLDQGIATLLKEVPVG
- a CDS encoding glycosyltransferase, whose product is MKDPVSFARSEAPLVSVIIPSYNKRNYIVDTIASVQAQTYGNWELLVVDDVSTDGSVDLLREIAEHDPRITVDVLDKNSGANRCRNYGLAKAKGHYVIFLDADDQLAPHCLGTRVSAMKRTKDPDMGVFTLRVFRHRLGDDTRRWIPKHRKPLRDFFRHDLPWQTMQPIWKKEFIKQLGGFDEGFARHQDVELHTRALMLPSVRVEQFPGPIDCYYRVGEERRTDGIARRSEKLVDATLHYYERFMPDADRLGMRSALIGTLHRIQLQLLYHGREEHISRAELVQLEKRLFPQEIWRSIPIWKRFLFRVSRIFNMAPFRIPGVNRTIGALLVR